From Dasypus novemcinctus isolate mDasNov1 chromosome 19, mDasNov1.1.hap2, whole genome shotgun sequence, a single genomic window includes:
- the LOC101437275 gene encoding CD209 antigen-like protein C, with translation MRLRRSCVWGYKASVQKESREGGAGEQRMAEISDLKSSESPEEVTFWGLKLAEKDPGLLRTRRVRVFPGCLARVPPSLPLLLASLVFFVLLVTTLVQVSRIHHQSFRAGSWDCQKDRSSAAVSPEQIHSGLEEIRQQLDWMNKTLVGLCRPCPWNWEFFQGSCYFFSWTKGIWKASESACERLGTQLVIINNAEEQEFLKFWTIRRNTRIWIGLSDHHVEDSWHWVDNSSVQLSFWMEGEPNNHENEDCVELTNDGWNDNKCTVENFWICEKRSNPCPGF, from the exons ATGCGTCTGAGGAGGAGCTGTGTGTGGGGTTATAAAGCCTCAGtccagaaagaaagcagagagggAGGGGCCGGGGAGCAGAGGATGGCTGAGATAAGTGACCTCAAGTCGTCAGAAAGCCCCG AAGAGGTGACATTCTGGGGATTGAAGTTAGCTGAGAAAGACCCTGGGCTCCTACGGACTCGCCGTGTCAGGGTCTTCCCAG GATGCCTGGCCCGGGTCCCCCCGTCTCTGCCGCTGCTTCTTGCTTCTCTGGTTTTCTTCGTGCTCCTAGTGACAACCCTGGTCCAAG TCTCCAGGATCCACCACCAGTCCTTTCGGGCAGGGAGCTGGGACTGCCAGAAGGACCGCAGTTCAG CTGCCGTTTCTCCCGAGCAGATACACTCGGGGCTGGAGGAGATCCGCCAGCAGCTGGACTGGATGAATAAAACCCTGG TCGGCCTGTGCCGTCCCTGCCCCTGGAACTGGGAGTTCTTTCAAGGAAGCTGCTACTTCTTCTCCTGGACCAAGGGAATCTGGAAAGCTTCCGAATCCGCCTGCGAGAGGTTGGGGACCCAGCTGGTGATCATCAACAATGCTGAGGAGCAG GAATTCCTCAAGTTCTGGACGATCAGAAGAAATACCAGGATCTGGATAGGCCTCAGTGACCACCACGTTGAGGACTCCTGGCACTGGGTGGACAACAGCTCTGTCCAGCTCAG CTTCTGGATGGAAGGGGAACCCAATAATCATGAGAATGAGGACTGCGTGGAGCTGACCAACGACGGCTGGAATGACAACAAATGTACCGTAGAAAACTTCTGGATCTGTGAGAAGCGGTCGAATCCTTGCCCTGGCTTCTGA